One window from the genome of Paracoccus marcusii encodes:
- a CDS encoding DUF202 domain-containing protein, giving the protein MASKDHPAEDRTDLAEDRTILAVERTFSGWIRTGLATAAVAIGMQAVFGPFQPTWVPKAVATVFLLAAQMMLLFAWWANRTSRRRLSVHAARAQPAIRIAFLILLLSIGIWGTGAVLWLL; this is encoded by the coding sequence ATGGCAAGCAAGGACCACCCCGCCGAAGACCGCACGGATCTTGCCGAAGATCGCACCATTCTGGCGGTGGAGCGCACGTTCTCTGGCTGGATCAGGACTGGTTTGGCGACTGCTGCGGTCGCGATCGGGATGCAGGCCGTCTTCGGCCCGTTTCAGCCCACCTGGGTTCCGAAAGCCGTGGCGACGGTGTTTCTTCTCGCGGCACAGATGATGCTTCTGTTCGCTTGGTGGGCCAACCGCACATCCCGGCGCAGACTGTCCGTGCATGCGGCCCGGGCCCAACCCGCAATCCGGATCGCATTCCTCATTCTGCTGCTGTCCATTGGCATTTGGGGAACGGGTGCCGTGCTGTGGTTGCTGTGA